The following are encoded together in the Bacteroidota bacterium genome:
- a CDS encoding DUF5615 family PIN-like protein: protein MTKYIIDANLPYYFSIWKSDFFIHVFDINENMTDNEKFEYAIKNNLTIITKDTDFSTKVLFQDKPKVIHLKIGNMKIQELYSFLNKNWDEIIKVSDSHKLTNVYIDRIEGIE from the coding sequence ATGACCAAATACATTATTGACGCAAACTTGCCATACTATTTCAGTATATGGAAAAGTGATTTTTTTATTCATGTTTTTGATATTAACGAAAACATGACTGATAATGAGAAATTTGAATATGCCATAAAGAACAATCTTACCATTATTACAAAGGATACCGATTTTTCAACTAAAGTTTTGTTTCAAGATAAACCAAAAGTAATTCACTTGAAAATAGGAAACATGAAAATACAGGAATTGTATAGTTTCCTTAATAAAAACTGGGATGAAATAATAAAAGTATCAGATTCACATAAACTTACTAACGTTTATATAGACCGGATTGAAGGGATAGAATAA
- a CDS encoding DUF433 domain-containing protein, with product MENYRSRITIDDSICNGKPTIRGKRITVNTILEFLSAGDSSEEILKQYPGLEKEDITACLQFAADLMNKNFIIKPVA from the coding sequence ATGGAAAACTATAGAAGCAGAATAACTATAGATGATAGTATTTGCAACGGTAAACCTACTATCAGGGGAAAAAGAATTACCGTTAACACGATATTAGAGTTCCTGAGTGCCGGAGATTCCAGTGAAGAAATCCTGAAACAATATCCCGGTCTTGAGAAAGAAGATATTACAGCTTGTCTTCAATTCGCAGCGGATTTAATGAATAAAAACTTTATTATTAAACCTGTTGCATAA